A single window of Chitinophaga sp. XS-30 DNA harbors:
- a CDS encoding putative oxidoreductase C-terminal domain-containing protein, whose product MKKVSFITVDPGHFHAALVQKSMYPDVDSVVHVYAPEGNDVNAYLGMITQYNSREEAPTTWKEEVYTGSDYLEKMLADKAGNVVVLAGNNGRKTGYISRSVSAGLNVLADKPMAISPEGFTLLKAAFDTAVEKNVLLYDIMTERYEITSMLQRELSQLPGVFGTLQQGSAAEPAVIKESVHHFFKYVSGKPLVRPAWFFDVKQAGEGIVDVTTHLVDLIQWTCFPEVTLDYSKDVNITSARRWPTQLTPAQFSRVTSTEGWPDYLQPYLQDSMLFVYANGEINYTLKNVHARVAVMWNFEAPEGTGDTHYSLMRGTKADLLIRQGAEQQYKPVLYIRPHQQEDAESEVWKNELQDMLKKYPGVTVQKAAEGWEVMIPEEYKTGHEAHFAEVTKKYLQFLKDGGMPAWEVPNMLAKYYTTTEALRKAETVEAR is encoded by the coding sequence ATGAAAAAGGTATCCTTCATCACGGTAGATCCCGGTCATTTTCATGCTGCGCTTGTACAGAAATCCATGTACCCGGATGTTGATTCCGTTGTGCATGTATATGCCCCGGAAGGGAATGATGTGAATGCATACCTGGGTATGATAACGCAATACAACAGCCGGGAAGAGGCCCCCACCACCTGGAAGGAAGAAGTGTACACCGGAAGCGACTACCTGGAAAAGATGCTGGCGGACAAAGCGGGCAATGTAGTGGTGCTGGCCGGCAACAACGGCAGGAAAACCGGGTATATCAGCCGGTCCGTTTCGGCCGGGCTCAACGTGCTGGCGGATAAACCGATGGCCATCAGCCCGGAAGGCTTTACCCTGCTGAAGGCAGCATTTGATACCGCTGTGGAAAAAAATGTGCTGTTATACGATATCATGACCGAACGCTACGAGATCACCAGTATGCTGCAACGGGAGCTGTCGCAGTTGCCGGGCGTTTTCGGAACGCTGCAGCAGGGCAGCGCGGCAGAACCGGCCGTGATCAAGGAAAGTGTGCACCATTTCTTTAAATACGTTTCCGGCAAACCCCTGGTACGCCCGGCCTGGTTCTTTGATGTAAAACAGGCGGGTGAAGGGATCGTGGATGTGACCACCCACCTGGTAGACCTTATTCAGTGGACCTGTTTTCCGGAAGTTACGCTCGACTACAGCAAGGATGTGAACATTACCAGCGCACGGCGCTGGCCTACGCAGCTCACGCCCGCCCAGTTCAGCCGCGTTACCAGTACGGAAGGCTGGCCGGACTACCTGCAGCCGTATTTGCAGGACAGCATGCTGTTTGTGTATGCCAACGGCGAGATCAACTATACGCTCAAAAACGTACATGCCAGAGTGGCCGTGATGTGGAATTTCGAGGCGCCCGAAGGCACCGGCGACACCCATTATTCGCTGATGCGCGGAACGAAGGCCGATCTGCTGATCAGGCAGGGCGCGGAGCAACAGTATAAACCGGTGCTGTACATCCGGCCGCATCAGCAGGAAGATGCGGAAAGCGAAGTGTGGAAGAACGAACTGCAGGATATGCTGAAGAAATATCCCGGCGTAACGGTGCAAAAAGCAGCAGAAGGATGGGAGGTGATGATCCCGGAGGAGTACAAGACAGGGCATGAGGCGCATTTTGCGGAGGTGACGAAGAAGTACCTGCAGTTCCTGAAGGATGGCGGCATGCCTGCCTGGGAAGTGCCCAATATGCTCGCAAAATATTACACAACAACGGAAGCGCTGCGCAAGGCGGAAACAGTGGAGGCAAGATAG